A window of Prionailurus bengalensis isolate Pbe53 chromosome E1, Fcat_Pben_1.1_paternal_pri, whole genome shotgun sequence genomic DNA:
AAATACAACCTTTGTGCTGAATTGGGATGGACATCATAAGAAAGAGGTGGGAGGGAATTGGGCGGTGCGGTGGTATATTCCAAGGCCAACCAGTTGAAAAATCACTGGGAACTGAGGTTTTACAGTTGGCCTCACATGATTCAGCTCCCCGTTGGACGACATGAAGGAGATTGGCTGATGAAAACAGCAGGGTGCAGGTCAGGGCACTCAGCAGCAGCAAGAGCCACTAGAGCAGGTTGGGTGGTGGCAGGGGGTCTAGCAACCGCTGGGGCGGCAGCAgctggacacacagcaggtggggcggcagcaggtggtccggcagcaggtggtctggcagcaggtggggcggcagcaaggctggcagcagctggagccacagcagttggagccacagcagctggaacCCCCACAGCAGGGGCGGCAGCAgctggacacacagcaggtggggcggcagcaggtggtcctgcagcaggtggtctggcagcaggtggggcggcagcagggctggcagcagctggagccacagcagctggaacCCCCACAGCAGGGCCGGCAGCAGCTAGAGATGCAGCAGCTGGGCCTGCAGCAGCTGGAACCACAGCAGCTGGGGCGGCAGCAAGTGGTCCTGCAGCAGGTGGTctggcagcaggtggggcggcagcaaggctggcagcagctggagccacagcagctgggGCGACAGCAGGTGGTCCTACAGCAGGTGGTCTGGCAGCAGCTGGGGCGGCAACAAGTCTCCTGGCCACAGCCCTGGTCAGAGCAGACGGAGCCACAACAGGAGTTGACCATCGTGTCAGAGGGTGGAGGTTCTGGGATAGTTTCCAGGAGAGTGAAGAGCTTGAATTTCACGTCTCCTTGCGCCTTGGCCTCTTATATACTGCCCGTCCATGGTGAGTTGTCAACACATCTTCCTTGTGTTTGTTTACCTAATATTTAAGTAATTATGATATTTCACTTTAATGTTTGTCTATGTAATGGTTTAAACTTGAGggaaacaatattttcttttctagatttgATGAATTCTATCTGGTCTGCTTTTCCTTCTGACTTATACCCTCTGGCATCTTCTGGACCAGTCTTTCCTCATCTTTCTCCCAGAGGGCTTCATGTGATAGGTGGCACTTGCAATTACATCTTTTTGTTCCCTGCTACATCCCCCAGCTGGATGGGATGAAGGCAATCCTGTTTTTGGTTGTGCATTTCTTCCAGTGATCAGTGGGGAGGAAATCACATCCGCAGAGGATGGAGTAGGCATGCAAGAAGAGGAAAAGTTCCAATTTTGTGGGTCATTGTTGATCAGTGAGGAAGGGAGCAGCTGCCTATGAGCATGTGATGTTGCTGACCTCTGCCACCGGAATGGGTTTTCTTGGATGTTTCTAACTTTGGATCATGCTGTCTACCCCCAATTATGGCAGACAGTCACCTTTATGGTTCCCGTCACTGTCATGATTTGTAGTTCATTGAGCATTAATGTTGCCGTCATGTATTTTGTGTTGCATTTCTCTGGATGGTTTTTAGATTCTGGAAGACACAgcctcttttttattcttatctCATTCTTTATTAAACATATTCTTCACTGGAGCAATGCAGATGTTGAATAATCAGAATGTGCCTGTCCTCAGAACTTATCTGTGTAGTTAGGAAATCTGTAGCACACTTTTGTTTGGATACATTCAAAATGTTCGTGGATTTTAGTCAATTCAAGTTCATTTAGTTAGTGTTTCTAATTGTTCTCCATTTAGTGATAATCCAACTTGAGCATGCAGCAAATCATCTGAAGGGCTTATTAAATATGGTTGGGACAAATCCCAGAGGATCTGAAGACAGGTGGAGCCTGAGGGTCAGCATTTCTAACCAGTACCCAGATGGTGTTGATCCTGAATGCCCAAGGACAACCCATAGAGACCTActcctttcttctgtttgttgAAGCTTTGAGGACGTGCCTCTATcaagttcattcctttttatgaagcCACCTTGTTGAGTGGATTATCTGAGATACACACACTGCAGTTATTGATGTCACAAATATGATTTTGGGTCTCTTCCCCAGGAATTTACAGACTACTGAGAAgccccactgcacacacacatatagataaCTGCAACATAATATGGAGAGATACATCAAAGGAGTTCACAGttgtataatttaaaagaattgtgTTTAAGGCAAATCAGCCAGGATAATGGTTTGCTAAAGACTTAGATTTATTCATAAATTAACAAGTCACGGTTTCTCGTTTACCTTTTATgatgtattttacaaattaagtGGGGTTTCCACAGATTGAAATACACAAATTCTAAGTTTAGTCATCCGTAGTGTTAAGTTTTGATACACAGAAGCAGGACCTTGCAATCCCCACATCTTTCAAATGAACATTTCCATTATATCAGAAAGTTCCATATTAAAGTCCCCAATACCATAGAGGCAATcagtgttttaatatatttttcattatagatTTGTCTTGATACAGACTTTCCAATAATATGTAGTatatacagcaaaaccttggactgctagtaacttgttctgcaaaaGTTCAGCAAAATGAGCAaagatttctaataaattttaacttgataaaggagcgatgtcttgcaacacaagtagtatgtgatgccaaattTCACATACTCACAACTGAgcccaatggttcttgaaattcactttgatacagGAGTACTTTGGATTACATGCATGTTTCCAggatgaattatgctcgcaatccaaggttttactgtatactaGTACTATAGTGTATGTAATATCTCTTCTTTTTGATACTGTTAACTTGTCTTATACCTGTGAGAATCATAAACGTTGATGCATATATCACTAGTTCATTCAGTGTTGTACTAGAGAAGTACCAAGACTTACCTTAACTATTACCAAGAAAATTCATGGTAGGGAAACCAGCATTCCTTAGGcttgtctttcattttattaaaaaacaagttttttaatgtttatttatttttgagagagagagagacagagtgtgagcagaggaggggcagagagggaaggagacacagaattgaaagcaggctccaggctccgagctgtcagcatagggtccggtgtggggctcgaagccatgaactgtgagatcgtgacctgagctgaagtccgacactcaactgactgagccacccaggcaccccacgcttgtttttcattttaaatcttcaATAGAGTATGCATTTCAGTTCACcctaaatttttcaaaaaacgaTTTCATGTTatgtaaaatgaacataaacTGAAACACATACAAAATACAAGCATGAATGATAAAAAATAGTTATGGAGCAAACATCTATGCACCCATAGCTTGactcaagaaatagaacattgttACAACTAAGAAGACTTTTGAAATGCCTTCTCTTAACCACAGTCCTTTTTCTACCCTACAGATGAGTACTGTGCTGACTTTTCAAGTAACCCTTTAATGTATTTTCCTTACAGTTTTATGACCTAGGTATACACACCTAAAAATATAGTTTCATTTCCcatgtttctgaatttttatatgaatgaaatcttactgtaaatgtgttttaattctttcactcagcattatgtaAGAGTTCTGATAGGCAGACTCCAAGAAGACCCAATGATTTCTACCTCTTGGTGTTCAGGGTCTCATGTAACTCCCTCCCCTTAAGTAACTGGCTTCTAAGCCACAAGATATGACAGCATCATCAAGTGATTGAGTGACAAAAGATTGTGACTTTCATCTTAATGcgaactctttctctctctgtcactgacTTTGATGAAGCCAGGTCCTATGTGGGAGAGATCCTTGCAGCAAAGAACTGAGCACAGTCTCCATTCAACAACGAGCAAGGAATTGAAGTCCTCCCTCCTATAGCCTGTGAGGAAATGAATTCTGATGACCAGATAAGTGAACTTGGCAGTGGATTCTTCCCCAGGCAAGGCTTCAGATGAGACCCCAGTGCCAGCCAGCACCTTGAGTGCAGCCTTGTGAAATCCTATGAAATAGAGAGTCTGGGTAGGCCATACCTGGATTTTGGatccacagaaacagagaaaataaatgagtgtTACTCTAAGCTGCTAAATTTTGAGGTAATGTTACATAACAATAGATAACCAGTACAGATTTACCTAGGACCACGGCACACACAGTTGAGAAGGGAGGGATCAAAAGgtacagagagaaatagaaatgctaaAATGGATGTAGTCATAAGGTCACAAAGCCCACATAGCCATTCCCTAGGAGGGTCTGGGGTACTCTGTTTACCATGCTACTAAGGAATCATCAAGTACCAATGTCAGCAGCATCTTTGGGAAAGGAGTGCCTATTCTCTAAAGTTAGAGGTTGTGGTAGGGAATTCTGTGACCAAAGTATGCTCCCTAAGGTAATGGGGATGGTCATACCTCTGAATGACAGGGTCCATGCGGCAGCACTTAATTGTAGGAAGTAATGTGGGTATAATTATGTGCTTGCCAACAAGGTTGGAATGACAAAGGGGGCAGAATGATATGTGACTCTCAGCGATCTATCAATATGGATAATAGAGCATGGTGTCTCTTATAATAGGATATAGACAGCCAAATCAGGTTCGACtttatataagtgtgtgtgtgtgtgtgtgtgtgtgtgtgtgtgtgtgtgtgtaattaaaagaacataaaaataaaagaacaaaggctGAGGTCATTGATCCCATGGAAAGTCATGATTCCTGACACAGTTTGCAGACCTTAAGTTCCACTTTTCACAGACCTGGAAACCATTAACACAAAGATAGAGATGGCTAAGATGAGGTCCTCTCTAGACTGAAGACCATAGGAAGTGTACATCAAAGAATTTTTAGTCCTTGCCCAAGGAATCTACAGCCATTGTCTCAGAGCAAGCTGAAATACTCATGTTTGCAGGCTGTTGGACATGGGATCTGAGTTGAACTCATTGCTGGATACCCAGAATCCTTCATGGCCCCTATTTGAATACACTGATCTAGATGTGAGAGTTAAAGGAGAAGTTTCCCCACTACCTTCATCCCAATGATCCCCTGGGAGAGGGGGGGAATTTGTGCCTCCTTCTACCATAATTGTAGGCTGTGTGCCTCTAGAGGTCTCAGCTCTAAGACAGGAAAGCTCATTGGAAGGCACGTGGGTAGATCTGATTGGAAGTAAAATTCTGGCTGCCACCTCATCCCTTTGGGTTTCTAGTGCCAGGAAGGCAGCAGTCAACGTTAGGAGCTACAGGGGCCACAGGGAAAATTTTTAGCATTCAGGTGATCTGCAGGGACATTTGTGGTATTCCTATTCCTGGAATTAACTGCAGATGGGCAAATAGTATAGCCTAAAGAGGACACAGGAACCATGGGTTCAGGACTCTCAGGAATGGGGAACTTGGTACTGAACCAGGCAAGTCAGCTAAGGAGCAGAGAAGCTGCCCGTTAACTCTCATCTTCTAGGTTTTTATAGAAACTGTGGCAAACGACCTGGAGCAAGGTTACTGAGAGAAATGCATAGATATGGGCAGAACCAGGAGTAGGTATACGATATCCCATTCTGATTCTCTTTGCCATACATGCCGTCATCCACAAGGTAGTGCGAGTGTGGGCTACGCGTGGTTCACACTGATCACGCACTATCTGCAGGTAACTGTctcaggctctggggtgggggacacctggagttcttgctctccctcctttCCACTCACCAAAGGATGTTGACAGGTAGCGATAGGTGACGTAGGAGCACAAAGGCCCAGCCGCTTTTTCCACTAAGATGAGCAAGTCTGTGGCCCAGTACACACCCCTCATGTGTGGGTCAGAATACGAGGGCGGAGTTGAACCGAAAGCACCCTTTGTCTTAGCTTCTTTTACTCCCCTGTGCTGACTCCGCTTTGCACTGGGTGTCCTGAGAGCACCTCCTTCCTTATGCAGTACTTATGCAGGAATACCCGTTGTAGGCTCTGGTGTTTTGAATGCAACGTGAGAATCGCAGTTTGGTGCGGTCCGCCTCAAGCATAGCCTCCTTGAGAGAGACACTTCCTAACATGGTGAGCTGTTTTATTCGTGGGAGTGTCGGCGGTCCTTTGGGATATATGATCTTCCAAGAATTGGACACAGGAAGTCTAAAACCAAGTGtgcacaaactgtgagaagaAACAACATCCTATGAAAAGATTCAGTGGTTCAGCGGAGAATAAGGTCGAGAGCCCACGGTGTCACCCTGTGACCGTTCATATCATAGGGAAATGTTTGAAGGCACTGTTACTGAGACTTGGAACACTGGTGTCAGGTCGACCTCAGGGTCGGAGCTCAAAACAGAGGCTTGAGAGCAAGTAGTTTGTCTGGGAGGTGGTCCCAAGTAGTGCTCTAGGGATACTGTGAAGTGATCCAGGGAAGGGTGGAAACCAATCCAGGTTGATTTCAAGAGCAGGTGAGTCTTGTGGGCATCGGGGGTTCGTTCAGTGCTACTGAGGCCCTCTGGTCTCACACGCCCACTCAAGGGGAAAGAGGCTAGAGCACTTATCCACCAACTACTGGCCACCTTTCGAACGCTTCTCCCAGGCACttgccttccctgctctgtcctgTGATATACGTTCCTTCACGTAGACTGAGCCCTCCGCAGAGTTCCAGGTGCTTGCTGCAAGCCACCATCCTACACTGTTTGCGTGGGAAGCGCCGAGGTGATAGAAGTGAAAATCCTGAAATCGCCTGCTATGATCTGCTCGTTGTGCAGAGAATAGAAGACCTGACAGCTAAGGGTGACcattgaagaaggaaaaagaatgagacaCGATTTCTTATATTTATGCCTGGAAAATCAAGATTTATTTGATATACAGAAACATCTCCATATTAGAAAATCTGGCAGTAGGTGATACATCAATCAGAGTGGCACATTAACCTATATCAGATAATACAATCTTTGTAGTGATTTGCGGTGGAGTTAGTAAcaaggaggtgaggagggagtgGGTGGTAGGGAGGTATATTCCAAGGCCAACCAGTTGAAAATCACTGGGAATTGAGGTTTTAGAGTTGGCCTCACATGATTCAGCTCCCCGTTGGACGACATGAAGGAGATTGGCTGACGAAAACAGCAGGGTGCAGGTCAGGGCACTCAGCAGCAGCAAGAGCCACTAGAGCAGGTTggtgggtggtggcagggggtCTAGCAACAGCTGGGGCGGCAGCAgctggacacacagcaggtggggcggcagcaggtggtccggcagcaggtggtctggcagcaggtggggcggcagcaaggctggcagcagctggagccacagcaattggagccacagcagctggaacCCCCACAGCAGGGGCGGCAGCAgctggacacacagcaggtggggcggcagcaggtggtcctgcagcaggtggtctggcagcaggtggggcggcagcagggctggcagcagctggagccacagcagctggaacCCCCACAGCAGGGCCGGCAGCAGCTAGAGATGCAGCAGCTGGGCCTGCAGCAGCTGGAACCACAGCAGCTGGGGCGGCAGCAAGTGGTCCTGCAGCAGGTGGTctggcagcaggtggggcggcagcaaggctggcagcagctggagccacagcagctggaacCCCCACAGCAGGggcggcagcagctggagccacagcagctgggGCGACAGCAGGTGGTCCTGCAGCAGGTGGTCTGGCAGCAGCTGGGGCGGCAACAAGTCTCCTGGCCACAGCCCTGGTCAGAGCAGACGGAGCCACAACAGGAGTTGACCATGGTGTCAGAGGGTGGAAGTTCTGGGATGGTTTCCAGGAGAGTGAGGGGCTTGAGTCTGACGTCTCCTGGTGCCATGGCCTCTTATATAGTGTCCGTCCATGGTGAGTTGTCAACACATCTTCCTTGTGTTTGTTTACCTAATATTAAGTAATTATCAAATTACACAATAATGTTTGTGCATGTAATGGTTTAAACTTGTGGgaaacaaaatttcttttctcGATGTGATGAATTCTCTCTGGTCTGTGTTTCCTCCTGATTCACACCCACTGGCATCTTCCTGACCActttctcctcatcttcctccacCGTGGGCTGTCACGTGATAGGTGGCATTTGCAATTACATTTCGTACTCTCCCTCCTGTATCCCCTAGCGGGTAGGATAAGGGCCGTCCTATTTTTGGTGGTGCATTTCTTCCAATGGTCAGTGGCATGAGTAATGATCTGCATGTGACAAGAAGAAAAGGCCCTCTTTTGTGGGGCAGTTTTGAGCAAAAGGGACGGCTGTATATTTATATGACGTTGCTGATTTCTAGCCACTGGACTGGATTTTGTTGGATGTTTCTACCTTGGATCACGTCCTCTACCCTACAACCGTGGCAGACAATTATCTGTATGGTTCCCATCACTGCCATGCTTCATAGTTCATGAAGTGTTAACCTTGGTGTCAtgtatgtttggttttatttctccaGATGCTCTTATCTTGTGGAAgacattgctttatttttgtttcttattctttttttaatatgaaatttgttgtcaaattggtttccatacaacacccagtgctcatcccaacaggtgccctcctcaatacccatcatgaacccacccctccctcccaccccccaccccc
This region includes:
- the LOC122485544 gene encoding keratin-associated protein 4-3-like yields the protein MAPGDVRLKPLTLLETIPELPPSDTMVNSCCGSVCSDQGCGQETCCRPSCCQTTCCRTTCCRPSCCGSSCCRPCCGGSSCCGSSCCQPCCRPTCCQTTCCRTTCCRPSCCGSSCCRPSCCISSCCRPCCGGSSCCGSSCCQPCCRPTCCQTTCCRTTCCRPTCCVSSCCRPCCGGSSCCGSNCCGSSCCQPCCRPTCCQTTCCRTTCCRPTCCVSSCCRPSCC
- the LOC122485545 gene encoding keratin-associated protein 4-2-like — encoded protein: MVNSCCGSVCSDQGCGQETCCRPSCCQTTCCRTTCCRPSCCGSSCCQPCCRPTCCQTTCCRTTCCRPSCCGSSCCRPSCCISSCCRPCCGGSSCCGSSCCQPCCRPTCCQTTCCRTTCCRPTCCVSSCCRPCCGGSSCCGSNCCGSSCCQPCCRPTCCQTTCCRTTCCRPTCCVSSCCRPSGC